A region from the Aegilops tauschii subsp. strangulata cultivar AL8/78 chromosome 5, Aet v6.0, whole genome shotgun sequence genome encodes:
- the LOC109783474 gene encoding importin subunit beta-1: protein MDNITPILKDAQDPDNNIRLAAEGKLKQLQERNRSNFLLSLSAELSSEASPPECRCLAGIILKNSVEGKYSEDNSLLIKQWNNLDPCIKSQIKESLLITLGSSAPQARHASSQIIGRLAYIETPSERWQDLIGRLLGNMAQQGASPTLKKATLEALEYVFEEENLRFDKDTINGVLDAVIRAMNHQAEKSSEVRLAAVKALRNVLTFANFANDDDCRNRIMTAICDAAKHDEAAEIKHAAFVCLTAIASNYIMELEPYMETTLSRTTEALGLEGGVETVALECIEFWSTICGEVIELRERKKRFAHAIPSADCHFTEKPLCLLVPLLLQTLSLHQERDVDELNIFMSSVACLGLVARTIGDAVVPLAMQFVEGNIKVADWRSRKTAISVLGVMLEGPSIEKLAPVVGLLMDRMEDPHMEVRGTAACTLGRVFELRHSPALDKRFFTNEDFPRIMAALSKSGKDVPEVSKEVCGAIYFLARGYDVAISSEVDHSKKRISSELSPFLGGVIDALLSASELDMKTPFGLPASASAYGALIEVVRVSNIWDLKAVLAIIVLMPRIMRRLNTALDAKAISSDDKTNKHDLQALLCDVLHAIIEKLGNSLHGDKVRESAPFMLLQFCRVLTCDCSTARDKAALTIGALARAVGPKFLDFMPIFLQYYSVKLFSPIYLEAIGTIFHALGDEILPCCDHMMDVLYEGLSQPELKPQILACFGEIALAIGKIFEEKYLQAVRKELKEAANPRYYDEDKVDYGNQLRQGICKAYSGILRGIKDRKSGLKVAADLVEFIEAVSEDKSRGTSVTYAAVDVLDQFGFTAESWKEGLISELWR, encoded by the exons ATGGATAATATCACTCCAATTCTAAAAGATGCTCAGGATCCGGATAACAACATAAGGCTAGCAGCAGAAGGCAAACTCAAGCAGCTCCAAGAGCGTAATCGTTCCAACTTCCTCCTGTCCTTATCAGCAGAGCTCTCGAGTGAGGCAAGTCCACCCGAGTGCAGATGCCTTGCTGGCATTATCCTGAAGAACTCTGTGGAAGGAAAGTATTCTGAAGATAACAGCCTCCTCATCAAACAATGGAACAACCTGGATCCATGTATCAAATCCCAGATTAAGGAGTCATTGCTGATAACACTAGGATCTTCGGCTCCTCAGGCGAGGCATGCCTCATCACAGATTATTGGCAGGCTTGCATATATTGAGACACCCTCCGAGAGATGGCAAGATCTCATTGGCAGATTACTGGGCAACATGGCACAGCAGGGTGCATCTCCTACACTAAAGAAAGCAACTCTAGAGGCGCTGGAGTATGTGTTTGAGGAGGAGAACTTGAGGTTCGACAAGGACACAATTAATGGTGTTCTGGATGCCGTCATCCGGGCAATGAACCACCAGGCAGAGAAAAGTTCTGAAGTCCGGCTTGCAGCGGTCAAAGCTCTACGGAATGTTCTTACGTTTGCTAACTTCGCAAATGATGATGATTGCAGAAATCGTATAATGACTGCAATCTGTGATGCAGCTAAACACGACGAAGCAGCGGAGATCAAGCATGCAGCATTCGTCTGCCTTACTGCAATTGCATCCAATTATATTATGGAGTTAGAACCTTACATGGAAACCACACTCAGCCGTACAACTGAAGCTTTGGGCTTGGAAGGAGGTGTGGAAACAGTTGCACTTGAATGTATCGAGTTCTGGAGTACTATTTGTGGAGAAGTGATTGAACTCAGAGAACGAAAAAAGCGTTTTGCTCATGCTATCCCGAGTGCAGATTGTCACTTTACTGAGAAGCCCCTCTGTTTGCTTGTTCCACTTCTGCTACAAACTCTGTCGTTACACCAAGAAAGAGATGTTGATGAACTGAACATCTTCATGAGTTCTGTGGCATGCCTAGGCCTCGTCGCTAGAACTATCGGGGATGCAGTTGTCCCACTTGCAATGCAGTTTGTCGAGGGTAACATCAAAGTGGCAGATTGGCGTAGTCGCAAGACAGCTATTTCTGTACTAGGCGTTATGCTTGAAGGGCCCTCTATTGAGAAACTCGCTCCCGTGGTCGGTTTGTTGATGGACAGGATGGAAGACCCACACATGGAGGTAAGAGGCACCGCTGCATGCACTCTGGGGCGGGTGTTTGAGCTTCGGCATTCTCCAGCTCTTGATAAAAGATTTTTCACAAATGAAGACTTTCCTCGCATCATGGCTGCGTTGTCGAAGAGTGGTAAAGATGTTCCAGAAGTGTCCAAGGAAGTCTGTGGAGCTATATATTTTCTTGCCCGAGGTTATGATGTGGCAATCTCATCTGAGGTGGACCATTCAAAAAAGCGAATCTCATCTGAGCTTTCACCTTTTCTTGGTGGTGTTATTGATGCTCTCCTTTCTGCTTCAGAACTTGATATGAAGACCCCTTTCGGGCTTCCAGCATCTGCATCTGCTTATGGCGCATTGATTGAGGTTGTGAGAGTAAGCAACATATGGGATTTGAAAGCTGTACTAGCTATTATAGTTTTAATGCCTCGTATCATGAGAAGATTAAACACCGCGCTTGATGCCAAAGCAATTTCATCAGATGACAAGACTAACAAGCACGATCTTCAGGCATTGCTCTGTGACGTACTGCACGCCATAATCGAAAAACTGGGCAATTCACTTCACGGGGACAAGGTTAGGGAGTCTGCTCCGTTTATGTTGCTTCAGTTTTGCCGTGTCCTGACCTGCGACTGCTCTACTGCACGTGATAAAGCAGCGCTCACCATTGGTGCTCTCGCTCGTGCTGTCGGTCCAAAGTTTCTGGATTTCATGCCAATATTTTTGCAGTATTACAGTGTGAAGCTGTTCTCCCCAATCTATTTAGAGGCGATTGGCACTATCTTTCATGCCTTGGGAGATGAAATCCTGCCATGCTGTGATCATATGATGGATGTTCTTTACGAAGGTCTCTCACAACCCGAGCTTAAACCTCAGATTTTGGCATGCTTTGGAGAGATTGCTCTTGCTATCGGCAAGATTTTTGAGGAGAAGTACCTGCAGGCTGTTAGGAAAGAGCTGAAAGAAGCTGCTAACCCAAGATATTATGATGAGGATAAGGTTGATTACGGTAACCAGCTTAGACAGGGAATATGCAAGGCTTACTCTGGCATATTGAGGGGTATAAAAGACCGAAAATCTGGGTTGAAGGTAGCAGCGGATCTAGTTGAGTTCATTGAAGCTGTCTCCGAGGACAAGAGCAG GGGTACAAGCGTGACATACGCTGCAGTTGATGTGTTGGATCAGTTTGGTTTCACGGCGGAGTCATGGAAAGAGGGACTGATTTCGGAATTATGGAGGTAG
- the LOC109783472 gene encoding uncharacterized protein: MAIYDTLFSQLDVTLSQLLVIDRDFRDPSFGLQLHETEFCLRLTVKILFVKYGDPYSGISEASLCLLSHQQAVIQSLVHQRPSTRTMLTAKKAPSPPLTAETALVLIKVSQCIGLRFCVSFPSSCHSGEERSEASIQTQEEEETRSNTYFYCPSSPIILCGSSHLITNLNE, encoded by the exons ATGGCTATCTACGATACACTGTTTAGCCAA CTTGATGTGACATTGTCTCAGCTTCTTGTCATAGATCGTGATTTCCGGGATCCAAGTTTTGGGCTCCAGCTTCATGAGACTGAATTTTGTTTAAG GCTAACAGTGAAAATTTTATTTGTAAAATATGGCGATCCCTATAGTGGTATTTCTGAAGCTTCGCTATGCTTGCTTTCCCACCAACAAGCAGTAATCCAATCACTGGTGCACCAG CGGCCATCCACCAGGACGATGCTGACAGCCAAAAAAGCTCCTTCCCCACCGCTGACAGCCGAAACTGCTCTTGTGCTCATCAAG GTTAGTCAATGTATAGGACTGCGCTTTTGTGTGTCCTTTCCTTCAAGCTGTCATTCAGGAGAAGAGAGGAGCGAGGCCTCGATCCAgactcaggaggaggaggagacgaggAGCAACACCTATTTTTATTGTCCGTCAAGCCCCATTATACTTTGCGGTTCCAGCCACCTGATCACTAACCTGAATGAGTAA